The Leishmania major strain Friedlin complete genome, chromosome 23 nucleotide sequence CGACCAGGAGGCAGCTGAGGCGGCGAGGAGTGCGGGGAGCCGCCGCggagtggcggcgccgccaccactgcctgCCGGCAGCTCGTCTGCCTGCACGCGGGCTCAGCGCGCCGACGACTCGGTGGAGGTGGATCCGTACGTTTGGCTGCCCTTCGACCTTCTTGACGTGAAGGACTACAACGTGGGGCCGTACGAGTTTCCGCCCACCGCGACGTAcacggcggagcagcaggtgaAGCTGTGCCttgggcagcggcacagggAGTACGTGCACTTCTGCAACACGTATTGCTTTCCTGAACGCTGGCAGATGCCGACCTCGATGGGCACGCAGCCGGCGCGACTGCTGGTCGACCCGTCGTGCCCCACGCCGGTGGTTTTTCTACAGCTCTCCCCAGACTTTCCGCCTGCGATGTGGTTGCCCATGAAGCCCTCCGTGACTGCCATCCGCGGTGTTCTCAGCAGCTTCGCGGCCCAGGCTTTCTTGCACcgcgaagagcagcacgcaGTGTTCGCCCACCGGTACGAGACGGTGAAACGGGTcatggagctgcagcagatgccCACCACGCAGGAGGGCGATGTGCTGCGCTTCATGGCGTACGAGGCACGAAACACCCCGTACCTCGATGCCCCGCTGCGCGAATACCCGAACCAGCAGGAGTTCTTTCTCGGTGAGTACGACGACCCGGAGCGGCTGCTTGAGCACTTCGACCTCTGCCCTTTCGTCTTCGCCATTTCTCATCTCCGGGCAGTGACAGACCTGCACGCCGAGCACATGACACCGACGATCGAGGGCGCCGGCGTAGCGCCGTCCCTCTTCCGCTGCATCTTCTCGAAGGCCCTGATCCAGATTTCTGTGCACCTTTCGGCGGAGGTGAAGCTGCCACCGCAGGACCCAGAGGCGTTCCACTTTATGTGGAAGGACTCCCAGGTGGTGCCCAAGATGAAGATTCCCGTCTTCGCGCGCGTGTCGTGGCCGGACAACCGCAAcctctgcggcggtggccttCTGGCGCGCCGCTTCAACAAGCTCTTCAGCACCGAGTTCGCCTCTGATACGCCGGGGGACGCTATTCTCAGTGTTTATTACGTGAtgcagtgggcgcagcgggtgcaggaCCTGCTGGGTGTGCACGGCATGCGGCAGCgtgtggcggagctggaggcggcggctcACCTTCCCGAGCCGGCGAAGCTGTACCCCGGCACCCGCGAGATCCCCAACCCGGAATACACGGCCCAGGAGCGGCTGGGGATGCACATCCAGTACCTGAGCCACCTGGGCGATCCGCAGGTGCTGGAGACAAttcaggcgctgctgccgacggcgTCCGCGCCGGTGCGGATGGGCTGTGCCAAGGCGGCACTGATTGCCGGGGACCGGGAACTCTTTCGCCGCATCGTCTCCAGCGAGCCGCCAGGTCGTATGCAGCACTACATGACGAAACTCGTTGTGAAGCGTAAGACGCGTGACCTTGTCGACCCGGAGCCACGCCTGCTGGAGGATCAGTATGAGTTCGCCGCCCCGCTGTGGACGAAGCGGGGGACGCGCATTGACCGCAACACGCTGGAGGGTGCAGTGGATGCAGCTCGACTGCTGCGGTAGTAGGGCCGCCCCTCAAGCCGGAGCCATCGCACTTCGGTGCACCCAACCACCCCTTTTCCCTTATAACAGAGCACGAGAAGGCTCCGCGGAGGCAAGCGCTTTAAGTGCGTAACGGCACCTGCCCTTCATGCGCGCCGCCACGAGACAGACACGGGTGCCACGGTGTGGTGCTCGCACACCTCGAGAAGGGGTCGGGATGGAGGGAGCACGCGTGAAGGGAATGCGGAGtgaaaaaaacgaaaaggaagCATGGGCTGAGCAAGCGGACGTCATACGGCTTCACGCGTGGGCCACttgtgccccctccctctccctctcgcacacaagcacacactgTGCACGCCAATTCGAGCGAGTGCTCGGTCACCCGGCGAGGCAGTCGAGCGGGCCGGTTTCTGCACGCACAAGCAAATTTACCctacgtgcgcacgtgcgtgagTCTCTTGCGACGCAAACTGGCTCGGTTGTTCATTGTCTATTCACCGCTATCACTCGCCCACTTCCTTCCTCGGCTGCCGCTCTTCCCTCAccgtcctcctcttctctcgcccAAACACTCGGCCCACCGATGATAATGATCCGTTGCGCACgtacatacacacgcatgtCTGCCACCGCTTACACCCTTGCTCATGAGCGCAGGTACACGTACACAGcaacagccgccgccgaagcaGCGACACCCCTTTCAGCCCGCCTGCCGCCTCTGGTGCCCACTGTCTCCCCCCTCTGTTCTGCCCTTCTGTGCTTCGACttgccgccctcctcctcaagATCGTCAAGTGCGCCAGTGCGGTGGTCGCATCGCTCTCCGTGTCGCTATatcgccgctctcctcctcccactccGTGCTCGACGGCATCTCGCATCTCGCATCTCGGATGTCCGACCACGCCGACATCGACGAGGCAGCCCGCAAGCGTTTGCGGGCGGAGGCTCCGTTcgtctctcctcttcctcttcctcctcctgcagcaccgcttcTTCCCTGTGACGCATCGCACAACGGCGAgtcggcagaggcggccggCCACATCCTGGTGGCCTCGGCGCCCCCTCACAAGGAGGACAGCGTTGCGTCGACGTTACACACGAGCGCCAAGGAGGCCCGCTTCGAGGGCCGCTGCATGCCGCCGTCTTTCCACTCGCTTCTCGGCGAGTACGAGGTgccggaggaggcgaaggatgTGGAAGATCTCGTGGGTGGCCACGAGGACTTCAGCGACCTCCCCGAGGCCCGCCGCGAGGCGCTCCTGCAGTCCGTGCGCACGCTGGTAAAAAAGGCGGCGGGGGCCAGCTCCGCGGAGCAGCTCGAGCACCTGCGCGTGAAGGGGTCGCGCCTGCACGGCTTCAAGGACACGGCGCGCAAGTCAGAGCTGACGGCGGCGTACAGGCAGCTCGTCCGCGAAGGTGCCATTGCCGAGAACGCCGTcgtcgaggcgctgctcATTCGCAAGAAAGGAAAGTCGCACAGTGGAGTGCTCGTGGTGACGGTGTTCATGGGCCCTGGCGAGTTCAGCTGCCCCAAGGACTGTCACTACTGCCCCAACCAGCCCGGCATCGCCCGCAGCTACTTGCTGAAGGAGCCgggcgtgctgcgcggcttccgCAACGGCTGGGACCCCATCAGCCAGTTCTACGAccgcgccagcgcgctgGAGAACAACGGGCATGTCGTGGACAAGATCGAGCTCATCATCCTTGGCGGTACGTTCTCTTTCTACCCCCAGCGCTACGCCGAGGAGTTTATGACGGCATCTTTTTACGCCGCTAACACGTACTACGactcggcgccgctgcggccaaTGCGCAGCTTGGCGGAGGAGCTGACGCTGAACGAGGGCGCGCGGTGCCGCATAATCGGCATCACAGCAGAGACGCGGCCCGACTATATCAGCGcgcgcgagctgcgccgctttCGCTCCCTCGGCATAACACGCGTGCAGCTCGGCATCCAACACCTCGACGATGACATCCTGAACCTCATCAACCGCGACTGCCCCACGGCGAAGACCGTCGTCGCGATCCAGCGGCTGCTGGACGCCGGATTCAAGGTGGATGCGCACTGGATGCCTGACCTGCCAGGGAGCAGCTTTGAGAAGGACATGGAGCTCTTCGAGACGCTCTTCTCAGCTGAGAACGAGTCGTTCCAGGTGGACCAATGGAAGGTGtaccccaccgccaccgtgcCCTTCACCAAAATCAGCGAGTGGTACGCGCAGGGTCAATACAAGCCCTATGCGGAGCTGGATAACGGTGCCTACATGGTGAAGCTGCTGGTCTACATCATGGAGCACTGTCCGTACCGCATCCGGCTCAACCGCATTATCCGCGATATCCCGACGACGTACATCATGGGCGGGGAGAAGCGATGCAACCTGCGCCAGGTGATCGAGGCTGagatgcgcgcacgccacATCCGATGCAAGGACATCCGCGAGCGCGAGTGCAAGGGCAACCCGGTCGACCGCGCCAACACCCACCTCTTCACGGACGAGTTCCGCGCCAGCGAGGGGACGGAGTTCTACCTCTCCGTGGAGAATAAAGATCGCACGCAGCTGTACGGGCATCTCCGCCTGCGACTCCGCGACGACGCTTCAAGAGAGGAAAGCAACATCCTGCCGGTGCTCCGGGGCTGTGCTCTCGTTCGCGAACTGCACACGTACGGCAAGCTCATCGCCGTCAGCCAGCAGAATACCGGGCGCGAGACGCAGCACGTCGGCGTCGGGACGCAACTCATGCGGGAGGCCGAGCGCATCGCCAAGGAGCGTGGCTACCACCGCATGGCCGTAATTGCCGGCGTTGGTGTGCGCCGCTACTACGCAAAACTCGGCTATCGGCTCGAGGACACGTACATGGTGAAGGAGCTGGATGAGCAGGCGAGCGCTATCACGGAGGATCAGGTGGTGCaggacgacgacaacgagaACTCAGCCTACAGCAGCTTCCTGAGCACCATAAAGTCCTTCTTTGGGTTCCACAAGAACACACCCTGAAGAGACGAATCCGCGTaagcgagaggggagggccgtgccggcggcacggcCAACGACGggcttcccctctctcgcttctaCCTGCTTACTTGCCTCTCCCGACTCCGCTGATATGGAGGCTTATGCAGCGCGCACTGTCACGAGTGTCTCTGCAGCTCCGGCTGCTGTGTCGCCCTTCCCTCTCTAGCGGTTGCCCTGTAGCTCACTcgcccaccctcccctctggACGTCTGCGAGCGGACGTGCTtgcgccgtcgcctcttGTCTCTGTCGTTGTGCCCCCTGCCGTCTTTTCCGACGGTGCCAGATGGGCGGCCCATCGTCCGGGAAGCGCTGTCATGCCGCTCACACTGAAGAAGTGCACAACAAGGTGTGTTCTGCGACGTTTGACGGTCGAGGCTCGCTTACTCGCTCCGCCATTCTCTTCGCTCGCGCATCACGACAGCTGCAGCCGTCTTGCCAGTCGAGGAGGGGGCGATatcgggagagagagagggctgGGCACGGCCTCGTGACCGTGTTGcttgccgcctccgctgcttcctcctcccctcgaAAGTGCTTCGGGCACAGGCGGCAGGTCTGGTGCACCGACCTTGACCACAaccgcctcgctgcgctgtgtttggtggtggtggtggtgggggatGGAACGGCTAGCCGCACCCGATCTTGCCAGTGTTCAGGTGTGGTATATCCGTGCTTGCGGGGCTTTGCCGTCCACTTCCTTGCCTtcaccgcacacacgcgcaggcgaCTACCACGTTGCCGTGTTCGCCGACAGCGTGTCAACGagcctcttctcttcccttcgGTCTTCCCCCCATCGTCATACGCTGTGCCGCTCAGTCCGGCCGCTATCGCTTGTGGCTTCACCAACACACAAGGGGCTTTCGCCCTACCTTCCGTC carries:
- a CDS encoding acetyltransferase-like protein; this translates as MSDHADIDEAARKRLRAEAPFVSPLPLPPPAAPLLPCDASHNGESAEAAGHILVASAPPHKEDSVASTLHTSAKEARFEGRCMPPSFHSLLGEYEVPEEAKDVEDLVGGHEDFSDLPEARREALLQSVRTLVKKAAGASSAEQLEHLRVKGSRLHGFKDTARKSELTAAYRQLVREGAIAENAVVEALLIRKKGKSHSGVLVVTVFMGPGEFSCPKDCHYCPNQPGIARSYLLKEPGVLRGFRNGWDPISQFYDRASALENNGHVVDKIELIILGGTFSFYPQRYAEEFMTASFYAANTYYDSAPLRPMRSLAEELTLNEGARCRIIGITAETRPDYISARELRRFRSLGITRVQLGIQHLDDDILNLINRDCPTAKTVVAIQRLLDAGFKVDAHWMPDLPGSSFEKDMELFETLFSAENESFQVDQWKVYPTATVPFTKISEWYAQGQYKPYAELDNGAYMVKLLVYIMEHCPYRIRLNRIIRDIPTTYIMGGEKRCNLRQVIEAEMRARHIRCKDIRERECKGNPVDRANTHLFTDEFRASEGTEFYLSVENKDRTQLYGHLRLRLRDDASREESNILPVLRGCALVRELHTYGKLIAVSQQNTGRETQHVGVGTQLMREAERIAKERGYHRMAVIAGVGVRRYYAKLGYRLEDTYMVKELDEQASAITEDQVVQDDDNENSAYSSFLSTIKSFFGFHKNTP